The Candidatus Nomurabacteria bacterium DNA segment CTCGTCAAGTGGGTGTGCCAAAGATTATCGTTTTCTTGAACAAGTGTGACATGGTTGATGATCCAGAATTGATTGACCTGGTGGAGGCGGAAATTCGTGAACTTCTTACTAAAAATGGTTATGATGGCGACAATGCCCCAGTGATTCGTGGTTCGGGTCTGAAGGCGCTAGAGGCTAAGAGTGCTGATGATGAATGGGCGAAGAAGATCTTCGCCCTGGCCGAGGCTCTTGATACCTACATCACCGATCCAGTTCGTGAGGTGGATAAGCCTTTCTTGATGCCGGTGGAGGATATCTTCTCTATTGAAGGGCGCGGTACGGTGGTAACTGGTCGGATTGAGCGTGGTCGGGTTAAGGTTGGTGAAGAAATCGAGATTGTTGGTATTACTCCAACCGCGAAGACGACGATTACCGGTATCGAAATGTTTAATAAGCAATTGGAGGAAGGTATGGCTGGGGACAATGCTGGGATCTTGCTCCGTGGTACCAAGAAGGAGGATGTTACTCGTGGACAGGTTCTTGCGAAGAGTGGTTCCGTAACTCCTCACACAGAGTTTGAGTCGGAGGTGTACATTCTCAAGAAGGATGAGGGTGGTCGTCATACACCATTTCTCTCTGGTTATAAACCCCAGTTCTACATCCGCACAACCGATGTAACGGGTGAGGTGACTCTGGCCGACGCTTCCAAGATGGTGATGCCTGGGGACACAGTTACTTTCAAAGTTAAACTAGTGGCACCAGTGGCTCTGGAAGAGAAACAGCGTTTTGCTATCCGCGAAGGTGGTAAAACAGTTGGCGCCGGGGTGGTTACTAAGATCATTGCTTAATTAAGATTATGACGGCCGAGAGCGTAAAAACAAAGAGTAAAAAGAGTCCAAGCTCTCTGCCCGAGATTCAGAAGATTCGGGTAAGGATATCAGCTTATGAATCCAAGATTCTGGACGCAAGTGTAAAGCAGATAATGGATACGGCTTTGCGTTATGATGCTGAGATTCAGGGTCCGATTCCTCTACCAACGGAGATAAAGAAGTACACTGTCAATCGTGGTGCCTTTGTTCACAAGAATGCCCGTGAGCAATTCGAGATGAGGATTCATAAGCGTTTGATTGACATCTTGAATCCGGGACCAAAGATTATTGAGAGCATGAGTAATCTGACTTTGCCTTCTGGTGTGAACATTGATCTGAAAATGATGTAAATTAAAATGAAGTTCTTACTCGGTCAAAAACTGAAGATGACCCAGATTTTTAGCGACACTGGTCGCGTGGTTCCGGCAACGATTGTGACGACTGGCGCGCTGACACTCTCTCAA contains these protein-coding regions:
- the tuf gene encoding elongation factor Tu, whose amino-acid sequence is MADKFDRSKPHVNVGTIGHVDHGKTTLTASILHVLDLNKDKGYGARVEGIDGIDNAPEEKARGITIALHHSEYWTPSRHYAHIDAPGHADYIKNMITGAAQMDGAVLVVAASDGAMPQTREHVLLARQVGVPKIIVFLNKCDMVDDPELIDLVEAEIRELLTKNGYDGDNAPVIRGSGLKALEAKSADDEWAKKIFALAEALDTYITDPVREVDKPFLMPVEDIFSIEGRGTVVTGRIERGRVKVGEEIEIVGITPTAKTTITGIEMFNKQLEEGMAGDNAGILLRGTKKEDVTRGQVLAKSGSVTPHTEFESEVYILKKDEGGRHTPFLSGYKPQFYIRTTDVTGEVTLADASKMVMPGDTVTFKVKLVAPVALEEKQRFAIREGGKTVGAGVVTKIIA
- the rpsJ gene encoding 30S ribosomal protein S10, coding for MTAESVKTKSKKSPSSLPEIQKIRVRISAYESKILDASVKQIMDTALRYDAEIQGPIPLPTEIKKYTVNRGAFVHKNAREQFEMRIHKRLIDILNPGPKIIESMSNLTLPSGVNIDLKMM